Proteins encoded within one genomic window of Pseudomonadota bacterium:
- a CDS encoding nucleoside kinase — protein sequence MTKKISVHINGKPLSVQAGVRVADILDQAPHTGRFSPLGAVINNRTDGLYYRLNTPAHIETIDLSRREGMDIYRRTASTIMYAAISEIDPAVKVVVGQSIANGYFFEVRGREVDDDFVREVERMMREIVKSDISIESEWTTVEDAIDRFTKRGDDSVVKLLWQHRQSEVPLVTLKGYCGYAHGPVAFRTALIDIFKLRSYEHGIVLDFPSDSGKLTGNERPETKLFATYLETKRWNKLIGTENVADLNEACKGGAVADFVKVAEALHERKIAQIAEQIASMPDRKLVLIAGPSGSGKTTFSKRLAIHLRTHGIEPIAVSIDDYYVDREVTPKHPDGTYDFECLGALDIALFNEQIVRLLNGEEVRAPHFSFPLGKRDPIKTRRMKLGKVQVLMTEGIHGLNDALTPNVPAKNKFKIYVSALTQVCLDDHNRIFTTDTRLIRRLVRDRLFRGTKPEETIARWPSVRAGEWKYIFPYQENAEVIFNSALPYEHSLLKPYAERYLAEVPRGHPSFLEASRLVRFFSFFTPVLEMEVPGNSIIREFIGKSAFKYG from the coding sequence ATGACAAAAAAGATCAGCGTGCACATCAACGGGAAACCCCTGTCGGTTCAGGCCGGAGTCAGGGTCGCGGACATCCTGGACCAGGCCCCGCACACCGGGCGCTTCTCTCCGCTCGGCGCGGTCATAAACAACCGCACCGACGGCCTCTACTACCGGCTCAACACCCCCGCCCATATCGAGACGATCGACCTCTCCCGCCGCGAGGGCATGGACATCTACCGTCGCACCGCGTCCACCATAATGTACGCGGCTATCTCCGAGATAGACCCGGCTGTGAAGGTGGTGGTCGGCCAGTCGATCGCAAACGGCTACTTCTTCGAGGTGCGCGGCAGGGAGGTGGACGACGATTTCGTCCGCGAGGTCGAGCGCATGATGAGGGAGATAGTCAAGTCCGACATATCGATCGAGTCGGAGTGGACCACGGTCGAGGACGCCATAGACAGGTTCACGAAGAGGGGCGACGACTCGGTGGTCAAGCTCCTGTGGCAGCACCGGCAGTCCGAGGTTCCGCTGGTGACCCTCAAGGGTTACTGCGGTTACGCGCACGGCCCGGTCGCGTTTCGCACGGCCCTCATCGACATCTTCAAGCTGAGGAGCTACGAGCACGGTATAGTTCTCGACTTCCCGAGCGACAGCGGGAAGCTCACCGGAAACGAGAGGCCGGAGACCAAGCTGTTCGCGACATATCTCGAGACCAAGAGATGGAACAAGCTCATCGGCACGGAGAACGTGGCCGACCTCAACGAGGCCTGCAAAGGGGGCGCCGTCGCGGACTTCGTCAAGGTCGCCGAGGCCCTCCACGAGCGCAAGATCGCGCAGATAGCGGAGCAGATCGCGTCCATGCCCGACAGGAAGCTGGTGCTGATCGCGGGCCCGTCCGGCTCCGGCAAGACCACCTTCTCCAAGAGGCTCGCGATCCACCTCAGGACCCACGGGATCGAGCCGATCGCCGTCTCCATAGACGACTACTACGTGGACCGCGAGGTCACGCCGAAACATCCGGACGGCACGTACGACTTCGAGTGCCTGGGGGCGCTGGACATCGCACTGTTCAACGAACAGATCGTGAGACTTCTGAACGGTGAGGAGGTGCGCGCGCCGCACTTCTCCTTCCCGCTCGGCAAGCGCGACCCCATAAAGACCAGGAGGATGAAGCTCGGCAAGGTGCAGGTCCTCATGACCGAGGGGATACACGGCCTGAACGACGCCCTCACGCCCAACGTGCCGGCGAAGAACAAGTTCAAGATATACGTGTCCGCGCTAACGCAGGTCTGCCTCGACGACCACAACCGCATATTCACCACGGACACGAGGCTCATACGCAGGCTCGTGCGCGACAGGCTCTTCCGAGGGACAAAGCCCGAGGAGACGATCGCGCGCTGGCCGAGCGTTCGCGCCGGGGAGTGGAAATACATATTCCCCTATCAGGAGAACGCGGAGGTGATATTCAACTCGGCGCTGCCCTACGAACACTCGCTGCTCAAGCCGTACGCGGAGCGGTATCTCGCCGAGGTCCCGCGCGGCCACCCCTCCTTCCTCGAGGCCTCGCGCCTGGTCCGCTTCTTCTCGTTCTTCACCCCTGTGCTCGAGATGGAAGTCCCGGGCAACTCGATCATCCGCGAGTTCATCGGCAAGAGTGCGTTCAAGTACGGATAG